CGTTCTCGGGCGTGACCAGCGACGAGCGCACCACTCGCGTGCCGATCCGCTCGGTGCGCAAGCGCACCGCCGAGGCGATGGTCGCCTCCGCCTTCACCGCCCCGCACGTCACCGTGTTCAACGAGATCGACATGACCGGCGTGATGCGGATCGTCTCCCAGCTGCGCGCCTCGCGCGAATGGGCCGACGTCAAGGTGAGCCCCCTGGCCGTGATCGCCAAGGCGCTGCTCGTCGCCATCCGTCGCAACCCCGAGGTCAACGCCTCCTGGGACGAGGACGCGCAGGAGATCGTCTACAAGCACTACGTGAATCTCGGCATCGCCGCGGCCACCCCGCGCGGCCTCATCGTCCCGAACCTCAAGGACGCGCACCTGATGACGCTGCGCGAGCTCGCCGAGGGCATCAGCGAGCTGGCCCGCACCGCGCGCGCCGGCCGCACGGCCCTGCGCGACACCCGCGACGGCACCATCACGATCACGAACTACGGCGTGTTCGACATCGACTCCGGCACCCCGATCCTGAACCCGGGAGAGTCCGCGATCCTCGGCGTCGGCGCGATCAAGGAGAAGCCCTGGGTGGTCGACGGCCGCATCGAGCCGCGCCAGGTCGCGACGCTGTCGCTGAGCTTCGACCACCGCCTCATCGACGGGGCGCTGGGCGCCGAGCTGCTGCGCGACGTCTCCGCCGTGCTCGAGGACCCCTCGCTCGGCCTCGTGTGGGGCTGAGCATGTCCGCCCCGGCTGGGAGGGGCGTCCCGCCGCGCGTCGGTACCCTGGGGCGGTGACCTCGGACCCCACCCCCGCCTCGCGCGTGCCGCGGCGCGGCGACCCGCGCATGCGCACCGTCGAGATAGCGGCGGTGCGCCACGAGGACGTCGCCGACTCCGAGACCCTCGGCTCCGGCCCGGTCCGTCCGCGCCTGGCCCCCTGGAAGGTCGCGCTCCTGGTCGCCGCGGGCGGCGCGCTCGGCGCGATCCTGCGCTACACCCTCACGGTCCTCGCCCCCACCGTCACCACCCCCACCCTGGTGGAGGTGCCCTGGGCGACGCTGTGGGTCAACGTGCTCGGCTGCCTCGCGCTCGGCGCCCTGAACGGCTCCCTCGAGGTTCGGCCCGGCCGGCCATGGATGACGCCGCTGCTGGGCACCGGCCTGTGCGGCGGCTTCACCACCATGTCCACCGTGGTGCTCGAGGGCTCCGCGATGATCGGCGCGAACTTCCCGATCCTCGCCCTGTTCTACGCCGCGGAGACGGTGGTGCTGTGCCTCGGCGCGGTCGCGCTCGGCCTGCTGATCGGCCGACACCTGGCCGCGCGCTCGCTGCGCCGCACCGCCGAGGGAGCCGACGAGGGAAGCGAGGCGCGATGAGCCCCCTCGCCTTCCTCCTCGGCGCGCTCGTGATCGGCATCGGCGGCGGGCTCGGCGCCGTCTCCCGCTGGGGCGTGCAGACCCTCGGCGTGCGCGTCGCCGCCGGGCGCGGCCTCGAGCGCGACGAGCGGGTCAAGCCCTGGATGACCTTTCTGGTCAACGTCATCGCCTGCTTCCTGCTCGGCGTCGTCGTGGCCCGCCTCGGCTCCGCCACCGGCCCGGGCGGCTACTTCTACGCCGCGCTCGGCGCCGGGTTCTGCGGTGGCCTGTCCACCCTGTCCACCGCCGCGCACGACATCGTGGACATGGTGCGCCGCGGCGAGTACTCGATCGCGCTGGCCTACCTGATGCTCAGCGCCGGCGTCGGGATGGGCGCGCTCTGGGTCGGCCTGGTGATCGCCACGTGAGCTCCCCGACCCTCCGGCGCCCCCGCCCCGGGGCGCTGCTGCTGCTCCTGCTCGCCCTCGCGCTGCTGTCGCTGGTCGCGGTCCTCGCGGCCGACGCCGCCGGCGGCGACAACCTCGTCCTCATGGATGCCGGCCCCGTCGCCCGCCTCGGCGCGCCGATCGCCGCGACCCTCGCCGACCTCGCCGGCGCCCTCACCCTCGGCGGTGCCGTCGTCGCCGGCTGGCTGCTGCGCGAGGAGGCCGACCGCACCCGCGCCCTCGCCGTCGTCGCGGGCGCCGCCGCCGTCACCACCCTCGCCCGCGGCGCCTCCCTCGCCTTCTCCTACGCGATCGCGACCGGCCAGCCCGTCGGCTCGCCCCGCTTCGGCTCCGACCTCGCCGTCTTCCTCGCCACCGACCTCGGTGTGTGGCTGCTGACCGCCCTGGTCGCGGCCGCCGCGACCACGACGGTGGCGCTGCTGGGCACCTCGCAGGGCCTCGCCCGGGCCGTCGCCGTGCTCGCGGGCGTGGTCGCTTTCGCCGCCGCCATGACCGGCCACGCCGCGGGCGACCAGACCCACGAGGTCGGCACCTCGACCATGCTCGTCCACCTGCTCGCCGTCGGGATCTGGGTGGGCGGCCTCGCCGTGTTGCAGATCCTCCCGCGCGGCCGGCGCGACGACCTCCGCGTGCTGCGCGGCTATTCGCATCTCGCGCTGATCTGCTGGATCGCCCTGGCCGCGAGCGGCGTGTGGGCGATCGCGGTGCGCATGAACGGCCCCGCCGACATCCTCACCAGCCCCTATGTCCAGATCGGTCTCGGCAAGGCGGTGCTGCTTCTCGCCCTCGGCGGGCTCGGCGCGCTCCAGCGCCGCCAGCTCGCCACCGGCTTCACGGCGTCGGACGATGGCCGCCGCGCCCGCGCGACCTACCGGCGCCTCGCCCTGCTCGAGCTCGCGCTCATGGGCCTCGCTGTCGCGCTCGCCGCGGCGATGAGCTCCTCCCCGCCGCCGACCGACGCGGGCACCCCGCCCCCGGGTGCCGCCGGGATCCTCACCGGCTACCCGCTCCCGCCCGCCCCGGACCTCGGCACCGTCCTGACCCAGTGGCGCCCGGACCCCTTCGGGATGGCGCTCGCCTGTGTGCTCGTGCTCGCCTGGTGGCGGCCGACGGCGCCTGAGCGTCCGCGCCGGGACAGCGCCATGCTCGTCGTGGGTGCTGCGCTGCTGGTGCTGCTCACCTCGGGACCGCTGAACGTCTACGGCAAGGTGCTCATCTCCGCGCACGTCCTGCAGCACCTGCTGCTGCTCGTCCCTGCCGGGGTGCTGATCGGTGCTGCGATGCCGGTCCCGTCGCGGCTGCGCGCGCTCGTGGGCGGACGCTGGTGGGCGGCGGCGCTGCTCGCCCTCGCGGGCCCCGCACTGCTGGTGCTCGCGTACATCGGGCCGTTCCTGCGGGTGAGCCTCGACGGCCATGCCGCGCACCTCGCGCTGCAGATGCTGTCGCTCGGGGGCGGCGCGCTCACGGCGCTCGCCGTGCGGACGGTGGCAGGCGGAGGGCGGCGCGCGGTCGTCGCCGGCCTCCCGCTGCTGCTGGGCGTGGCGGCGGGCATGGTCCTGCTGGTCACCGACGACCTCATGGCCGCCAGCTGGTTCGGCGCGACCGGCCGCGACTGGGGCGCGACCGCGCTCGACGACCAGCACCTCACGGGTGTGCTGGTGCTGGTGGTCGCCTGCGCGACCGCACTGGCGTCGGCCGTCGTGGCGCTCGCCGGGCGGCGGCGCGCCCCGCGCGCCTGAGACCCGTCAGTCGAACAGCGAGTCAGTCGAACAGCGAGCGCACCGAGCGCAGGCGGCCCAGCAGGGTGTCCCGGTCCACGGCCGGGATCAGCTCGGGCTCGGCCGCACGGGCCGGCAGCTCGCGCGCGGTGACCTTCCGGGTGCCGAGCGCGGTCTGCAGGCGCCCGCGGACACCGTCCGCGGCAGGCGCGGGACGGGCCGGGATCGCGCTCTCGGAGCCGGCGCGCACCTTGCGGAACTGCTCGAGCGCCGGCGTGGAGCCGCCGCCCTTGGTCGCGGCCATCATGTACGCGGTGATGTCTGCCTGCTCGACGAGGATCGGCAGCACCCCGCCGGAGGTGCGCTGCTGGCCGAGGATCACGAGGTCGTCGCGGCCGCGCGCGAAGGCGCCGAGGAACAGGTCCGGCTCACCGCTCGCGGTGCGGGGGATGACGTCCTGGGGGAGGTGGTCCGCGCCGGTCTCGTAGCCGGTGGCGAGCACGATGAGATCCGCCGCGTAGGCGTCGGTGCCGGTGCGGCCGCCGGTGCGGGCGTGGAGCACCGCGCCCTCCGGATCGACCTCGAGCACCTCGCCGACCGGTGCGATCCGGCCCTCGCGGACCCGGTCCAGCAGGTCGTCGGACACGATCACGGTGTCCTCGAGCAGGGGCAGCCGGGGGCGCGGCAGACCGGCCGAGGCGGGGTCGCCCACCGTGCGGCGGATGACGCTCTCGGCGATCTTCGCGTTCAGGGAGCCGAGCATCGCGG
This genomic interval from Brachybacterium aquaticum contains the following:
- a CDS encoding dihydrolipoamide acetyltransferase family protein; this translates as MNTSAPQIVTINLTDPGEGLTEAEILEIKVAVGDRLEINDPVVEVETAKSAVELPSHVAGTVVEILVAVGEEVAVGAPLLRVDTAGGPAPAPSADEPADAPEADPSAEEVAAQVEPEAPAAPAAPADAPSDEEPKNLVGYGDRPAPQRRRRRRTAPAQADDQQVPIDRILAKPPVRKLARDLGIALHDVLATGPEGTVTRQDVLNAQQRAYGGESDGHYFPEESPQAPAGLGGAMKSTRDQPFSGVTSDERTTRVPIRSVRKRTAEAMVASAFTAPHVTVFNEIDMTGVMRIVSQLRASREWADVKVSPLAVIAKALLVAIRRNPEVNASWDEDAQEIVYKHYVNLGIAAATPRGLIVPNLKDAHLMTLRELAEGISELARTARAGRTALRDTRDGTITITNYGVFDIDSGTPILNPGESAILGVGAIKEKPWVVDGRIEPRQVATLSLSFDHRLIDGALGAELLRDVSAVLEDPSLGLVWG
- a CDS encoding fluoride efflux transporter FluC, with product MTSDPTPASRVPRRGDPRMRTVEIAAVRHEDVADSETLGSGPVRPRLAPWKVALLVAAGGALGAILRYTLTVLAPTVTTPTLVEVPWATLWVNVLGCLALGALNGSLEVRPGRPWMTPLLGTGLCGGFTTMSTVVLEGSAMIGANFPILALFYAAETVVLCLGAVALGLLIGRHLAARSLRRTAEGADEGSEAR
- a CDS encoding fluoride efflux transporter FluC; this translates as MSPLAFLLGALVIGIGGGLGAVSRWGVQTLGVRVAAGRGLERDERVKPWMTFLVNVIACFLLGVVVARLGSATGPGGYFYAALGAGFCGGLSTLSTAAHDIVDMVRRGEYSIALAYLMLSAGVGMGALWVGLVIAT
- a CDS encoding CopD family protein; the protein is MSSPTLRRPRPGALLLLLLALALLSLVAVLAADAAGGDNLVLMDAGPVARLGAPIAATLADLAGALTLGGAVVAGWLLREEADRTRALAVVAGAAAVTTLARGASLAFSYAIATGQPVGSPRFGSDLAVFLATDLGVWLLTALVAAAATTTVALLGTSQGLARAVAVLAGVVAFAAAMTGHAAGDQTHEVGTSTMLVHLLAVGIWVGGLAVLQILPRGRRDDLRVLRGYSHLALICWIALAASGVWAIAVRMNGPADILTSPYVQIGLGKAVLLLALGGLGALQRRQLATGFTASDDGRRARATYRRLALLELALMGLAVALAAAMSSSPPPTDAGTPPPGAAGILTGYPLPPAPDLGTVLTQWRPDPFGMALACVLVLAWWRPTAPERPRRDSAMLVVGAALLVLLTSGPLNVYGKVLISAHVLQHLLLLVPAGVLIGAAMPVPSRLRALVGGRWWAAALLALAGPALLVLAYIGPFLRVSLDGHAAHLALQMLSLGGGALTALAVRTVAGGGRRAVVAGLPLLLGVAAGMVLLVTDDLMAASWFGATGRDWGATALDDQHLTGVLVLVVACATALASAVVALAGRRRAPRA
- a CDS encoding flavin-containing monooxygenase is translated as MPELHDQIPTREKVLIIGAGPAGLAAAASLKALSVPFDLVDRARHVGGIWDPEREDSPVWPAMEMISSREYTQFEDMIQPVSFPEFLAPSHMAKYLRAYASHHQLTDHFLPRTTVRSARPFEEGVWEVELSTGAVNIYRAVISAHGIAERPHRPDWAADVPKSVQVIHSKEWKGSDGLEGKRVLVVGSGQSAADIAVDAARRALEVRWSVRTGHWVVPRRIAGMPGDVAAAREPAMLGSLNAKIAESVIRRTVGDPASAGLPRPRLPLLEDTVIVSDDLLDRVREGRIAPVGEVLEVDPEGAVLHARTGGRTGTDAYAADLIVLATGYETGADHLPQDVIPRTASGEPDLFLGAFARGRDDLVILGQQRTSGGVLPILVEQADITAYMMAATKGGGSTPALEQFRKVRAGSESAIPARPAPAADGVRGRLQTALGTRKVTARELPARAAEPELIPAVDRDTLLGRLRSVRSLFD